In Geminocystis sp. NIES-3708, a single window of DNA contains:
- a CDS encoding photosystem II protein Y — protein MDWRILIVVLPLAVAGGWAVYNIGTLAINQAQKFLKKQS, from the coding sequence ATGGACTGGAGAATCTTAATCGTTGTATTACCTTTAGCAGTAGCAGGTGGTTGGGCAGTATATAATATTGGTACATTAGCTATCAATCAAGCACAAAAATTCTTAAAAAAACAAAGCTAG
- the mnmE gene encoding tRNA uridine-5-carboxymethylaminomethyl(34) synthesis GTPase MnmE, translating into MVKNIIQQETIVAIASAVVPNQGSIGIVRLSGVTALDITQKIFQPQGKPSWQSHQILYGYIQNPNTKQIIDEVLVLLMLSPRSFTREDVIEFHCHGGIIPVQQVLELCLEYGARLANAGEFTLRAFLNGRIDLTQAESIAEIVGAKSPQASHIALAGLRGKLAQPIRQMRHSLLDILAEVEARIDFEDDLPPLNEEQIKGDLHNNLLQVKHILETKDQGELLRSGIKVAIVGRPNVGKSSLLNAWSKNDRAIVTDLPGTTRDVVESQLVVEGIPIQVLDTAGIRETEDTVEKIGVERSLQAVSQADLILFTIDASVGWTQEDEEIYQKIQELNLILVINKTDIATLETVKYPSKIKQVVNTAVAINEGIEALEKMIIKSIQRGETIAQDLDIAINQRQAASLTRAKLALIQVEETIKNKLPLDFWTIDLRIAIQALGEITGEEVTESVLDRIFSRFCIGK; encoded by the coding sequence ATAGTGAAAAATATAATTCAACAAGAAACGATTGTTGCCATCGCCTCGGCAGTTGTGCCAAATCAGGGTAGTATAGGCATCGTCAGACTAAGTGGTGTAACGGCATTAGATATTACTCAAAAAATTTTTCAGCCTCAAGGTAAGCCTTCATGGCAATCTCATCAAATCCTTTATGGCTATATTCAAAATCCTAATACAAAACAAATTATTGACGAAGTTTTAGTCTTATTAATGCTATCACCTCGCTCTTTTACTCGTGAAGATGTGATCGAATTTCACTGCCACGGTGGTATTATTCCCGTGCAACAAGTTTTAGAGTTATGTTTAGAGTATGGTGCAAGACTTGCTAATGCAGGAGAATTTACCCTGAGAGCATTTTTAAACGGTAGAATTGACTTAACCCAAGCCGAAAGTATTGCTGAAATTGTTGGGGCAAAATCTCCTCAAGCCTCTCATATTGCTTTGGCTGGATTACGAGGAAAATTAGCACAACCAATTCGTCAAATGCGTCATTCTTTACTGGATATTTTAGCAGAAGTTGAAGCAAGGATTGATTTTGAAGACGACTTGCCACCTTTAAATGAAGAACAAATTAAGGGAGATTTACACAATAATTTACTTCAAGTTAAACATATTTTAGAAACTAAAGATCAAGGAGAATTATTACGTAGTGGAATCAAAGTTGCTATTGTCGGTCGTCCAAACGTAGGTAAATCAAGCCTTTTGAATGCTTGGAGTAAAAATGATCGAGCAATTGTCACTGATTTGCCCGGCACTACCCGTGATGTCGTAGAATCTCAGTTGGTAGTAGAAGGTATCCCTATTCAAGTATTAGACACCGCAGGAATTAGAGAAACAGAAGATACCGTTGAAAAAATTGGTGTAGAGCGTTCACTTCAAGCCGTATCACAAGCAGATTTAATCCTTTTCACTATAGATGCTAGTGTAGGATGGACTCAAGAAGATGAAGAAATTTATCAAAAAATTCAAGAATTAAACTTAATTTTAGTGATCAATAAAACAGATATTGCTACTTTAGAAACCGTTAAATATCCTTCTAAAATTAAACAAGTAGTAAACACTGCCGTCGCTATTAATGAGGGAATAGAAGCCTTAGAAAAGATGATTATTAAATCAATTCAACGAGGAGAAACTATAGCTCAAGATTTAGATATTGCCATTAATCAACGTCAAGCGGCTAGTTTAACCCGTGCAAAATTAGCTTTAATACAAGTAGAAGAAACTATTAAAAATAAACTTCCTCTTGATTTTTGGACTATTGATTTACGGATTGCTATTCAGGCTTTAGGAGAAATAACAGGAGAAGAAGTAACAGAATCAGTATTAGATAGAATTTTTAGTCGTTTTTGTATTGGTAAATAA
- the shc gene encoding squalene--hopene cyclase, translated as MQIINTQAIDKASTHTAIKQAQDYLFSLQKNDGHWCAYLESNVTITAEAVLLYKILGVDNQKPLHKIEHYLRSQQRSHGGWELYYGDGGELSTSVEAYMALRLLGVSIDDSALVKAKKFILSKGGISKSRIFTKFHLALIGCYDWRGVPSIPPWIMLLPNNPFFTIYEMSSWARSSTVPLLILFDKKPIFPIQPRIKLNELYSEGIHNVKYEMPSNGDWTDIFGHLDNLFKLAEDWNIVPFKEQSIQAAEKWIIERQEVTGDWGGIFPPITNSLLAFKILNYHVNDPIVVRGLEAAENFAIETHDDYLVQSCISPVWDTTWSLRALVESGISPNHPQLVKGGEWLLNKQILDYGDWIVKNPQGKPGGWAFEYENRFYPDMDDSAVTVMTLHQLELPHENEKKEAILRCLRWIETMQCQNKGWAAFDINNDANWLNFLPYADLKAMIDPATADITARVLEMVGSCDLSMKGDKIQNAISFLIHQQEKDGSWFGRWGVNYIYGTSGVLSALAVIAPQIHQLEIEKGINWLISCQNNDGGWGETCESYKNPSLKGKGDSTPSQTAWALIGLLDGGNALNKFAENSINQGIKYLLSTQNDNGTWEEKHFTGTGFPGNFYINYHLYRHYFPLIALGKYRKFCYQ; from the coding sequence GTGCAAATTATTAACACCCAGGCAATTGATAAAGCATCAACCCATACTGCTATCAAACAAGCTCAAGATTATCTTTTCTCTTTACAAAAAAATGACGGTCATTGGTGTGCTTATTTAGAGTCTAATGTTACTATCACCGCCGAAGCTGTTTTACTTTATAAAATTTTGGGTGTTGATAATCAAAAGCCTTTACATAAAATTGAACATTATTTGCGATCGCAACAGCGTAGTCATGGAGGATGGGAGTTATATTACGGAGATGGAGGGGAGTTAAGCACATCCGTAGAAGCCTATATGGCATTAAGATTATTAGGAGTTAGTATCGATGATAGTGCATTAGTAAAGGCAAAAAAATTTATTTTAAGTAAAGGTGGTATAAGTAAAAGTCGTATTTTCACAAAATTTCACCTTGCATTGATTGGTTGTTATGATTGGCGTGGTGTGCCGTCAATTCCTCCATGGATTATGTTATTACCTAATAATCCTTTTTTTACCATTTATGAAATGTCAAGTTGGGCAAGAAGTAGCACAGTACCCTTATTAATTCTATTCGATAAAAAGCCTATTTTCCCCATTCAACCCAGAATAAAATTAAATGAATTATATAGCGAAGGCATTCATAACGTAAAATATGAGATGCCTAGTAATGGTGATTGGACTGATATATTTGGGCATTTAGACAATTTATTTAAACTAGCAGAAGACTGGAATATTGTACCCTTCAAAGAACAAAGTATTCAAGCGGCTGAAAAATGGATTATTGAAAGACAAGAAGTTACGGGAGATTGGGGAGGAATTTTCCCGCCCATTACTAACTCTCTTTTAGCTTTTAAAATACTTAACTATCACGTCAATGATCCTATTGTAGTACGAGGATTAGAAGCAGCGGAAAATTTTGCCATCGAAACTCATGATGATTATTTAGTACAATCTTGTATCTCTCCCGTATGGGATACAACTTGGAGTTTACGAGCCTTAGTAGAATCAGGAATTAGCCCTAATCATCCGCAATTAGTCAAAGGTGGTGAGTGGTTACTAAATAAGCAAATTCTTGATTATGGCGACTGGATTGTGAAAAATCCTCAAGGAAAACCAGGGGGGTGGGCATTTGAGTATGAAAATCGTTTTTATCCTGATATGGATGATTCGGCAGTAACTGTTATGACATTACATCAGCTAGAATTACCTCATGAAAATGAAAAAAAAGAAGCCATATTGCGTTGCTTACGATGGATTGAAACTATGCAATGTCAAAATAAAGGTTGGGCTGCCTTTGACATTAATAACGATGCGAATTGGTTAAATTTTCTTCCTTATGCTGACTTAAAAGCAATGATTGATCCTGCTACGGCGGACATCACTGCTAGAGTATTAGAAATGGTGGGAAGTTGTGACTTATCAATGAAAGGAGATAAAATTCAAAATGCAATTTCCTTTTTAATACATCAACAAGAAAAAGATGGTAGCTGGTTCGGACGTTGGGGGGTAAACTATATCTATGGCACATCAGGAGTTTTATCTGCCTTAGCCGTCATAGCCCCTCAAATTCATCAACTGGAAATAGAAAAAGGTATTAATTGGTTAATTAGTTGTCAAAATAATGATGGTGGTTGGGGAGAAACTTGTGAAAGTTATAAAAATCCATCTTTGAAAGGAAAAGGAGACTCGACACCGTCTCAAACAGCATGGGCATTAATTGGCTTATTAGATGGAGGAAATGCTCTTAATAAATTTGCAGAAAATAGTATTAATCAAGGGATAAAATATCTCTTATCTACCCAAAATGATAATGGTACATGGGAGGAAAAGCACTTTACAGGGACAGGATTTCCGGGAAATTTTTATATTAACTACCACTTATATCGTCATTATTTTCCTTTAATTGCTTTGGGTAAATATCGGAAGTTTTGTTACCAATAA
- a CDS encoding putative toxin-antitoxin system toxin component, PIN family has translation MLSVLSRDKFAKYIEPKEINGLSERIKINWHYVSIIQKVNLCRDEKDNKFIDLALNGGASHLITGDNDLLVLNPIQDISILKPRDFWDLISSK, from the coding sequence ATATTATCGGTTTTAAGTAGAGATAAATTTGCGAAATATATCGAACCAAAAGAGATTAATGGATTATCGGAACGGATTAAAATAAATTGGCATTATGTCTCAATTATTCAAAAGGTTAATTTATGTCGGGATGAGAAAGATAATAAGTTTATTGATTTGGCTTTAAATGGTGGGGCTTCTCATCTTATTACTGGCGATAATGATTTATTAGTTTTAAATCCTATTCAAGATATTTCTATCCTTAAACCTCGTGATTTTTGGGATTTAATAAGTAGTAAATAA
- a CDS encoding DUF4079 domain-containing protein, which produces MNLPSFLWLWKIAAWSMGLAITSYFILGISGILLIKYRQEKKPRPKWLRPFHWIIGIIIVILVLLLLSIGLIGTLGHYGSLGHSWHLGAGFIVVTLVLSSAWSSSQIHPSRLWAKKLHISLNIGLFFSLLFVGLSGWNVVQKYL; this is translated from the coding sequence ATGAATTTACCGTCTTTTCTCTGGTTATGGAAAATTGCGGCATGGTCAATGGGATTAGCGATCACCTCTTATTTTATACTAGGTATATCGGGAATTTTATTGATTAAATATCGACAAGAAAAAAAACCACGCCCAAAATGGTTACGCCCGTTTCATTGGATTATAGGAATAATAATCGTTATCCTCGTGTTATTATTGCTATCTATTGGCTTAATCGGCACATTAGGGCATTATGGCAGTTTGGGGCATTCATGGCATTTAGGAGCGGGATTTATAGTGGTGACGTTAGTCTTGTCATCGGCGTGGAGTTCTAGTCAAATACATCCTTCTCGACTTTGGGCGAAAAAACTTCATATAAGCCTTAATATCGGCTTATTTTTCTCGTTACTTTTTGTTGGTTTAAGCGGTTGGAATGTGGTGCAAAAATACTTATAA
- a CDS encoding calcium-binding protein, which produces MATINGTNRNILLPNLYYTEKLLGTNSSDNIYGLRGDDLIEGANGNDSLYGGQIRNPNPLLIYIDGRDTIFGGVGNDYIDGGKEDESLPYIDPTTNTAIATPYLDPLTNETVVIYNGDSLYGNTGNDRIFGREGYDYLHGGQDHDYLDGGIGNDTLIGGIGSDILVGGVGNDFLAGGNGGVASDGSIDWFVYTNPNEIGDNIEDFTKSQDKIVLNASSFGLTKNNLVNATKPSSFSLATQSGLFTNTTTFHKLALTEYEQRIVGIGVGDDPDLTTALANATAKIVAIIPNGITSDVLPASIYYDIDPTAGTNYQLLATFNNGNTPTQNLTNTNIFDILIY; this is translated from the coding sequence ATGGCAACTATAAATGGTACAAATAGAAATATATTATTACCGAATTTATACTATACAGAAAAATTATTAGGCACAAATTCTAGTGATAACATATATGGCTTAAGAGGTGATGATCTCATTGAGGGTGCAAATGGTAATGATTCTCTTTACGGAGGACAAATCAGAAATCCAAATCCGTTATTAATATACATTGATGGTCGTGATACTATTTTTGGAGGAGTAGGAAATGATTATATTGACGGAGGAAAAGAAGATGAGTCTTTGCCCTATATCGATCCTACCACCAATACTGCCATCGCAACTCCATACTTAGATCCATTAACCAATGAAACAGTGGTTATCTATAATGGTGATTCCCTTTATGGCAATACAGGCAATGATCGTATTTTTGGGCGAGAGGGTTATGATTACTTACATGGTGGTCAAGATCATGATTATTTAGACGGTGGTATAGGTAATGATACTCTGATCGGAGGCATTGGTTCAGATATTTTAGTGGGCGGAGTTGGTAACGATTTTTTGGCTGGAGGTAATGGCGGAGTAGCCTCAGATGGTAGTATTGATTGGTTTGTCTATACTAATCCAAATGAAATCGGAGACAATATTGAAGATTTTACTAAAAGCCAAGACAAAATTGTTTTAAATGCTTCTTCTTTTGGATTAACGAAAAATAATTTAGTTAACGCCACAAAACCTTCTTCTTTTTCTCTAGCTACTCAGTCAGGTTTATTTACTAACACAACTACATTTCATAAACTAGCTTTGACTGAATATGAACAACGAATTGTTGGTATTGGAGTTGGAGATGATCCTGATCTTACTACAGCTTTAGCCAATGCTACTGCTAAAATTGTAGCTATTATTCCTAATGGTATTACTAGTGATGTGCTACCTGCATCTATTTATTATGATATAGATCCAACAGCAGGAACAAATTATCAACTATTAGCTACTTTCAATAATGGAAATACTCCTACTCAAAACTTAACCAATACGAATATATTTGATATTTTAATTTATTAG
- a CDS encoding 1-acyl-sn-glycerol-3-phosphate acyltransferase, whose amino-acid sequence MIIKSDIKPHLSNHTTEITSHISPWLVKLAYPLVTRLIFPFFFKKIIITGKENVPKDGAVIIAPTHRSRWDALIVPYATGKLVSGRNPHFMVSANEMKGLQGWIVRKMGGFPVNTDKPGLDSLRHSFDLLCQEQMVVIFPEGNIFRTDEVQPLKRGIAKIALEVETVKPEMKIKILPISIKYSESIPHRGCNVVISIGKCLTVKDYQKESSRKDSIALTASLTDSLETMTKMIA is encoded by the coding sequence ATGATTATCAAATCAGACATCAAACCTCATCTAAGCAACCATACAACAGAAATTACTTCTCATATTTCTCCTTGGCTAGTTAAATTAGCTTATCCTTTAGTCACGAGATTAATTTTTCCTTTTTTCTTCAAGAAAATTATTATCACAGGAAAAGAAAATGTACCAAAAGATGGTGCGGTAATCATTGCACCTACTCACCGCTCTCGTTGGGATGCTTTAATAGTACCTTACGCTACAGGTAAATTAGTCAGTGGCAGAAATCCTCATTTTATGGTGTCTGCTAACGAAATGAAAGGGCTTCAAGGGTGGATTGTGAGAAAAATGGGTGGATTTCCCGTCAATACTGATAAACCCGGTTTGGATAGTTTACGTCATAGCTTTGATTTATTATGTCAAGAACAAATGGTAGTGATTTTTCCTGAAGGCAATATTTTTCGCACAGATGAAGTGCAACCTTTAAAAAGAGGGATTGCAAAAATTGCCCTGGAAGTTGAAACTGTAAAACCAGAGATGAAGATAAAAATTTTGCCTATAAGTATTAAGTATAGTGAATCAATACCTCATAGAGGTTGCAATGTTGTCATTAGTATTGGTAAATGTTTGACGGTTAAAGATTATCAAAAAGAATCTAGTCGAAAAGATAGCATCGCATTGACGGCTAGTTTAACTGATTCCCTAGAGACGATGACGAAAATGATTGCCTGA